The nucleotide window CAAGGGCAACGAGATGGCGTTGCAACGGCTGCGCGACGCCGCAGAGCGCGCCAAGATCGAGCTCTCCACCACCATGGAGACCGAGATCAACCTGCCCTTCATCACCGCCGACGCCAGCGGCCCCAAGCACCTGGTGAAGAAGCTGACCCGGGCCAAGCTGGAGGGCATGGTGGAGGACATCGTGCAGCGTTCCGTGGGGCCCTGCAAGCAGGCGCTCAAGGACGCCGGCATCGATGCCAGCAAGATCGACGAGGTCGTGCTGGTGGGCGGGCAGACCCGCATGCCGCGCATCCAGCAGATCGTGAAGGAGCTGTTCGGCCGGGAGCCGCACAAGGGCGTCAACCCCGACGAGGTGGTGGCGGTGGGCGCGGCCATCCAGGGCGGCGTGCTCAAGGGCGACGTGAAAGACCTGCTCTTGCTCGACGTCACTCCGTTGACGCTCTCCATCGAGACCCTGGGCGGCGTGGCCACGCCCATGATCCCGCGCAACACCACCATCCCGACCAAGAAGACCGAGGTCTTCTCCACCGCGGCCGACAGCCAGACGTCGGTGGAGGTGCACGTGATGCAGGGCGAGCGCCCCATGGCGGCGCAGAACCGCACTCTGGGCAAGTTCCACCTGACCGGCATCCCGCCGGCCCCG belongs to Terriglobales bacterium and includes:
- a CDS encoding Hsp70 family protein; translated protein: KGNEMALQRLRDAAERAKIELSTTMETEINLPFITADASGPKHLVKKLTRAKLEGMVEDIVQRSVGPCKQALKDAGIDASKIDEVVLVGGQTRMPRIQQIVKELFGREPHKGVNPDEVVAVGAAIQGGVLKGDVKDLLLLDVTPLTLSIETLGGVATPMIPRNTTIPTKKTEVFSTAADSQTSVEVHVMQGERPMAAQNRTLGKFHLTGIPPAPRGVPQIEVTFDIDANGILNVTAKDRATSRDQKITITSSSGLSKEEVEKMAKEAEAHADEDKKRREEIEARNQLDSMVYNIEKMLKEHGDKISGSERGDVENALADAKKALESGDAAQMKHAQETLTKASHKLAEAMYKQAGPPPGGQPGEQPGAQAPGGGNGEAKKDEGVIDAEYVDVDTDKK